The Terriglobales bacterium genome has a segment encoding these proteins:
- a CDS encoding FecR family protein, with amino-acid sequence MHRLLLATFVVFLWRPPLLAEDAGKVARVLPEGFITRAAATAEARVPDPVAWNDVLRTSRQGRMRLSLVDGSLLTLGSESELRVVKHDAQSQQSLAELLYGRMRARVVKMTKPTAGFEVRTPTAVVGAIGTEFAIDATRSSAAANQINTLADLTPGALPGPNMQQPTLADFHAVEETIVYGLERITGVRNIDPKVVGVVYLLAGEFTIVRRGHPPTPPRPAQPGALPLSPGPFDFEPDCGGAVDLTQMDGDDKDDLKYEVTGLGTSTGEAFQVRVRNLRPCPVEVFVPHGAVLKPKGFIGRVIAGILGGGGPALKDFQKMMTEGTTAEVAARSVSPPGAMHFAVPESGEATFNLRAFCLELEKLAPARNTSYKFASPKESGEELRSRRLISSAYTQFLTGQARPKLTTLDSLMQWSIWASQEKMDEKKFRRAFTDLVEKNMKAQKKWNKEAEKQAEAAAADLWQNVSKVLAATP; translated from the coding sequence ATGCACCGGCTCCTGTTGGCGACCTTCGTGGTTTTTCTTTGGCGTCCGCCGCTCCTGGCCGAGGATGCGGGCAAGGTGGCGCGAGTGCTGCCTGAAGGCTTCATCACCCGGGCCGCGGCGACGGCAGAGGCCCGGGTCCCTGATCCGGTAGCCTGGAACGACGTCCTGCGCACCAGCCGGCAGGGCCGCATGCGCCTGAGCCTGGTGGATGGCTCGCTGCTTACGCTGGGCAGCGAATCCGAGCTGCGCGTGGTGAAGCACGATGCGCAGTCGCAACAGTCGCTGGCCGAACTGCTCTACGGCCGCATGCGTGCGCGCGTCGTGAAGATGACCAAGCCCACGGCCGGGTTTGAAGTGCGCACGCCCACGGCGGTGGTGGGGGCCATCGGGACCGAGTTCGCCATCGACGCCACGCGCAGCAGCGCCGCGGCCAACCAGATCAACACGCTCGCTGACCTCACGCCCGGCGCGCTGCCCGGCCCCAATATGCAGCAGCCCACGCTGGCCGACTTCCACGCTGTCGAAGAGACCATCGTCTACGGCCTGGAGCGCATCACCGGCGTGCGCAACATTGATCCCAAAGTAGTGGGCGTAGTGTACCTGCTGGCCGGCGAGTTCACCATCGTGCGCCGCGGACACCCGCCCACGCCGCCGCGGCCCGCCCAGCCGGGTGCGCTGCCGCTGAGCCCCGGCCCGTTCGACTTCGAACCCGATTGCGGAGGCGCTGTCGACCTCACGCAGATGGATGGCGACGACAAGGACGACCTCAAGTACGAAGTCACCGGCCTGGGCACCTCGACCGGCGAAGCGTTCCAGGTGCGCGTGCGCAACCTGCGGCCGTGTCCGGTGGAGGTCTTCGTGCCGCACGGCGCGGTGCTGAAGCCCAAAGGGTTCATCGGAAGGGTGATTGCGGGCATCCTGGGCGGTGGCGGTCCCGCGCTCAAAGACTTCCAGAAGATGATGACGGAAGGAACCACAGCGGAGGTGGCGGCGCGCTCGGTCTCTCCACCCGGCGCCATGCACTTTGCCGTGCCGGAGAGCGGCGAAGCCACGTTCAACCTGCGTGCCTTCTGCCTGGAGCTGGAGAAGCTGGCGCCGGCCAGGAACACCTCCTACAAGTTCGCCTCACCCAAAGAGAGCGGGGAAGAACTACGCTCGCGCCGCCTGATCAGTTCCGCCTACACCCAGTTCCTCACCGGCCAGGCGCGGCCCAAGCTGACCACCCTGGACAGCCTGATGCAATGGTCCATCTGGGCCAGCCAGGAGAAGATGGACGAAAAGAAATTCCGCCGCGCCTTCACCGACCTGGTGGAGAAGAACATGAAGGCGCAGAAAAAGTGGAACAAAGAGGCGGAGAAACAGGCAGAGGCCGCCGCCGCCGATTTGTGGCAGAACGTCAGCAAAGTGCTGGCGGCCACGCCGTAG